In Plasmodium falciparum 3D7 genome assembly, chromosome: 6, the genomic window aacaaaataatattttacttttaacaaagtacatgtatatatttatatatatatatatgtttcaaTAGTTTTTCCTACCATTGCTGAGAATAAAAAGGTCAGACCTAAAGTCATAACAAATGTGAACCAGTACATATTACTAATAAAGGGTATCATTAAAATCAAGGAACTTGCAATTATTAGAATGAAAAATGTCTGCAAACCTATAATACGTAGATATTCATGAACAAGTACATCTTtgttgtatattttaattttcttttcattattttttatatgttcataatttttatcaatattttgtatatttaaattataaaagtcCATTAGGAATCCTCCAAAACATGTACCAACGATGGAAGACAAGCATGCGCATAAACTACAAGTAACAGTTGCTGATTTATAAGAAGGGAAGATGTTAAGTGCATATAAGATTGGAGCTCCATAGACTAGATAACATTGAATCATATCTGCATGTGCCGTTAAAGCAATAACTAATAATAAGAAGCTAATATTAGTAATGGTTGTATTAACTAATAAGCTTAAGTTtagttctttatttttatcttcatcaAGTGTTTCAATACTATTTTCGATTTCGATTTCAAGGAATTTATCTCTTTTGTCTTTACTATATGAACGTTGGGCAGGATTTAAATATAGCTCATCATTACCATAAGCTTTAACAGTATACATTTTATCAaggttattatttatataactatTATTACCACTGTGTCTTTCgttataatcattattgaTCATgtcattttcattatcatatgaattatcaccatcattattatttaatttttgagAAGAACTAAATGAAAGATTATTTGAATCATTTTTATGTAGAGCATTATTTCTAAACACAGCATCTTCTTCATAAATAGCAGCAACCAtgttactttttttatttaatttaaagttttcattatataatttatgatCAGAATAGTCTgttgaatttttattttttgaattatctGTGCTATCATCAATACTTTTTCCtgaagaaatattttttaaattagaaATATTTGACGTTTTAGCACTAGACAAATTATTCGTATCATTAGTATTATCGTTTCCTTTATTTAATGGATGTTCATAACTAGTattagttttatttttattttcataattgttcttattattattattattgtcattattattattattattattattatcattattattatcattgttGTTGTTTACATTTGATGTATCATCACTTGAGTTGTTATTTttgtctttattatttttcttattattttcatttgtttGCTCACTTGTTTTGTACGATTCATCATTAGCATCCATGGTTTTAAAATCATTAGAAACGTGGGGATCGTCTTGTTTACTTTTGCTTTTATCCTTGATACTCTTTGAGCTTTTTATAGTGTTATTTCTGTACATACCTTCTTCTAGACATTTTTGTGGTTGTGACTCTTCGAGTTCCCTTCTGCTTTTTTCATCTTCATATGTTTTAAGTAGGTTCTCATCAAAAAGATAAAAGCACatgaaaaaaaggaagaaaacaAATCctgatattaaaaaatattgagcAATGCTAATTTTCATAAGTGGTAAAGCAACAGCTAATAAATAACCAACACACCCACCTAAAGGAAACATAGTTATAAAGATACTAATCCAGGACCCTGCTCGATCTTTggaatatgaataaataagaGGAGGGATAATGGTTATAAATGCGGCTTCACTAAAACCACAAAAGAATCTACTAAACATTAAAGAATAATAGGAGCCAACAATAAATGAGAAACCTGTAAGTAATAAAGCTAAAGAATTTTGAAATAAGAAGATATCggttattttaaaaatactaTATGCTGATGCTAAAGAACCACTTAATATAGAACTTATACTTAATCCAAATACAAACACTGAAGTAAGAAATCCAATGTGTACATCAACATTTGTAGcatcatatatttcttttaaataggATGATAAATAATCATAAGAACCTGGTATAATACCtctatttacatatattaaaaaatgtattattgttattattgtataaataaaataaaatttattcacctttttctttaatcctgataaatatttatctaACCCTGAAAAACATACATACTTTTCTATTTTACCACATCCATCTATAATATTCTCATCAATCTTTGATACTACTTTTCTCCCTTTCATTTCAGTAGtattactttttaaaaattctcCTTCATATTTCttactttcattttttcttaacCTTGTATCATTAGAATTAAttacttcatttttttcagtTGAACTCATtgttcatcttttttttttttttttttttttaaatctccAATTGGTTTTTAGCTAGCTACTCAGATTAAGAAAACAACCCAAAACGGTTCAcgcaaataaaaaaaaaaataaaataaaaataaataaaaataaataaataaataaataagagtatatttaaatagatatatcaatatatatatatatatatatatatatatattaatatatatatctatatatgtgtattattatatactcatttaaatgattatacaaaatatacacaCGTGTACACAAATATTTACAAAACGTTtacaatatatttgttatatattatatttttttttaaataaaaaattaaaacggttaaaatatatatacatacatatatatatatatatatatatatatatatatatatatataattaaaatgtgaccttttttaaaaaggtataaaaaagaaataacacatattaaaatagaacatataatatactatatatatatatatatatatatatataatcatatatattatataaaaataaattaaagaaataagccataaaaatatatacacacataaaaaaaaattatctatTTCAAAATGTAGcaaaattcatatattaaatgtattcttaaggaataataaataatcacatatataaatatatatatcacacatatataattatatatatatatattaaaataaaaaaaaattaaaatgtaaatcaaaatggtaatataaaacaatatattatatatatatatataataaacatataaactatttattaaaaaaaagaaaaaaaaattattcctattttgtttaaaataaaaatcatacatacatacatattatatatatatatatatataatatatatttattttaatacacttggtatattttatatttattatatgatatatgtaTGCATAAACTACATTCTAATACACTTTTATATACCActcaaattatattattatacatatatataatatattattttaaaatcatattttttatatataaataaaataataattacacgGTAGGGAATAcactattttttcttttttcttaaatattattctttatgtaaaaattaaaataattattattatataaatcaatataataatgtatataattacatatatatatatatatatatatatatatatatattatatttaacttTTGAATTTGTTATACACCTTgttctttttgtttatattcataaaaatatatataaagcttgtaacaatattattattcacattaaaaaatataaaatatttgtatatataatatatactatgtatattttaatatacatatcttactatgtataaatattatatttatgaaaaaaaaaaaaatatatatatataatataatattattattttcattttaaaacTTCACAaaatttattacataaaaatatatatatatatatatatatatatataaatatattttaaacaaattttttatttttattttttatttttttttttttattttttattttttatttttattttttatttattatttttttgggaataatatatattttagataattagaattaaaaaagtttttttattttctttaaatcctttgttttcttttaggtttttatatttttctacttttttgcaaaaacaaaaattaaaaaaaattgctTTTccggataataaaaaaaatttggtatataataaaacaatatattacatatttatataaacaatatataataaataacaataataataataaaaagaaagattttataaatacatataaaaaattacggatttatcatataatatgaattatattacattatctatatatatatatatattatatacataataatatttaaaaaaaattgaaagaaaaaaatttccttttttttttctcaagtttctaatatattatatttattatattatattatatttattatgttatatttattatattatattaattatattatattatgtgtataatataaaacgaatctatataagaataaataaatattaaatatattatatatattatgatgataattttattattatatttataataatattgtgtaaaagtaaaatatatattacttattcgtatattaatatttcttatatatttagaaaGGATAGATATATTGTAAATacgttttttttattttgccATGAcgatttttcattttttatttttaattttatttacacttacaaaaaaaaaaaaaataatataaaataaaaaaaaaaaatatatatatttatatatttatttaaaattcacttttctatatttattatttatgcgtttattatattaaaatacatttaggttaatttttttttttttttttttttataataataattattattattatatttttatttatttattcttatcgTGAATGATAAAggaagtatatataaataaggcattaaaataaaatatgtatttttttatatatatataatatatgtataattttattttaatatgctcataaaaaaaaatatatatttttttctaacaTGTGATgttttatttacaaaaaaagaagGTTCATTTTATGtgtaattcttttatttttatttttattttaatttttattttttgttgttgttgaTATGAGAATTATAATCTatgtatatgaaatatatatttaattttttcaaaaaaaaaaaaatatatatatatatataaatatatatatatatatatatatatatatgtatattttctataaGAAACTActattgttataattttctttatattaaaatatttaggctttttttctatttcttctttctgattttttttataaatatgtttatttaaaacATGGAGGAACTAACAAAGtgtcataataaaataataagtaataaattattacaacatattatattattcgcCATGTATTAATTACAAatactatataatatatatatatttttatatatattaatataacccatattttatttatatataaaacatttaaaaaaaaaaaacaaaaaaatacaaaatgttatttttttcttggggtattattatatatataatatatatacatataatatataagtatattttattaaagatataatttgttgattaaatatattttattttatgaaagCAATAATACAAAGCCttcttttgtatataatattttttcaaaacgaaatttataatatatatatatatatataaaatgatcaATAAATAATGTTTGAGTATTAATTATTCATACCCTCAgtaatattttgaaaaaaataaaaagcatcatatatatatatatatatatataatatatataatagaataatgttattttttttatttttcgtaaattaattttcatagatatattaaaaaatatatagattttaaaattatatgtatatattatcataattgtcatcaaaaataaatatatgtatatttaatatatataaaccattttcattatttcttatttttatattgtatattttgaaggattattttattttatacaccacatatagatatattacaaaaaaagaaaaaaaaaatcaaaaatgaatatatttgtaacTCTAATGTAAAATAAGTTCTCAGATATTATTGGAAATATGAAACaggaaaaacaaaataataatagaaataatatatatatatatgtatatgttttttttttttttttttttttttttttatgtatttaatttttgttgGCTAGTTTCGAAACATAAATGGCTACATACATAAGTTAAGTGGTAAataggaaaataatatatacctggttaaaaaaaaaaaaaaaaaaatttgctactttaatatatatatatatatatatatatgtatatataagaagaaaaattgGCTAGCCAaatgaattaatatatatatgtatttttttttttttttcttatattttgcCTGACCCatgtacatattattttttgcataaattttttttttttttgttttgttttatgtttttattttattttatttaaaaatttgaaACAATGGATATGCAAGAGCAGATAAGCGATAAGGGTGCTGATGATTATGATGACACTTTAGTAGAATTAAAGGAAAGTGAATTACTTAAAGAAGacgagaaaaaaaaaacaaaaaagaaactGTATGAATTAAACGAATTACATCATTTAGTTAATGCACTACCTTATATTGATTCATATGACAATGAGTTGGAGCAAAATGCAAAAAGGCTAGTAGAAGAAGAAATGAATTTAATGCATAAAAATAACgagataaaaaattatttagaGACTTTCCCTCTTCctaaaataacatatttaaGTAATGATAATTCtattatacaaaatgaattaaaaCGATGTGAAGAAAATCGAAAAATGCAGAAACTCAACTTtgatcattataatattgaaaatgatgtattgaataataaaaatatagaagaaTGGGAAAAgactttaaaaaaatatgaaattatttTAGAAAATTCACATAATGctttaataaatatggaattaatgaataaatataaagaagtTATGTGGAGTGAACATATGAAAGTATTTAATCATTTAGATATcaatttacaaaataatattaaaacattaaaagatgatatagacaatataaataaaaaaagaaaattacaTCAACTAAGTTATGTTAATGAACTATCAACATtacaaaatgaacaaaaagaatacaagaaaaaaaacaatatggTCCTTAATGAAATCAAAAAATTAATGACAGAAAATATgctaatgaaatataaaacaaatatgatCTAACAggattatatgtataaatataaatatgtaaattttgaaaacaaatatattatatataaattataataatatataatatataatatataatatttgttttgttttagtttttctttttttatattatattattttatttttttttgtggatGCATAAGTTGAAAAATCATATGATTTTTACCCAAATAATTTTATGCAGCTATTCCatgtgaattttttttttttttttttctttccataatatataattaattgttatacagtatatatattaagacttcattttttttaaaagtggAAAGGAGAATAATTGAATCGAAGCAGGAAACacccacatatatatatatatatatatatatatatatatatgattttcgCTTCAgttatttgttataattatcttttacacatttcctttcttttctttttataatagaCATTTTGTTtaagagaaaataaaatttttaaaaatgtttaatttttcagtttaaataaaaaatataatataattttttcttttttttgtttttttttttttatttagaaaaatatttatatatatatatataatataggaccaaatacatatatatatatatatatattgaaaagatattatataaaataaatattccaTAAATGATCATACAtagttacatatatataaataattttttttgtgaataataatttttcacTTTTCAAAAAGAtcagaaatattttttattaaactaaaaacataatatacctatatacatacatgcaaatatatattcatatatatatatatacttgttATGTTTATGCTACAACTTCTTTATCTTTCTTTAATTTTCTCTTATTTCTTAAAACTTGAGCCTTCAATCTCTTGGCTTCTAATTGATCTGCTATAGCTTTCTTTTTGAgtgtttcatttttttctctttggATAGCTTCTATTAaagttcttttatttttaaattggTTTCCCttacattttaaataaaaggaGTGATATAAATGTCTATCTACCTTTTTGGAGTCTCTtaatctttttaataatctTCTAAGAACACGTTGTCTCTTTATCCATAATGTTTTTTGATTTGTTCTTGCGTTTTTGGTACCCTTTCTTTTACCGATACCCATATGTCTACCTTTTCTTTTGGCTAGCTTATATAATCTAACCCTAGCTCTGCTATGAACTTTTTGGGGCTTTTTTAAAATCAATccttctttatataattttcttatgCTAAACCctgtattataaaaagaaaaaggaaacaaaaaaatatgtacatatatatatatatatatatattataagtaaTATTGGAACCGTTATGGTTaaacatacacatatatacaaaaaaattatatatataatattattatttatacaaataaaatatgactcattcataaaaataaaattgttgCTCATAAGAATAATATGACTTGTTCATGTAATTAttctaaaaatataacattattttatttattattataattttttttttttttttttttttttaaatgacaTACTTGAATTAGCTAATGAAATTTCGCTAATTTCATTTGGGTCCAtccatattttattctttccaCATTTTAAAACAGAAGCTGCTAATCTTTTTTGTAATGTGAGTGACTAcacaaaaaaaggaaaagatattaaatataaataaatatatatatgtaaataaatatatatatgtaaataaatatatatatgtaaatgtttgtaaatatgtaaatatttgtatatatgtaaatatttgcatatatgtatgtacaaattacacatataaaatacttatatgtaaaaaaaaagttcaataatttcatattttacaactagttcttatatatagataaacataaatgttatatttattttatttatatatttatttatttattcacatTCTTACCATTTTTATGAATTcttttgttaataataatatgttgtttgatttttatttttaaaataaataaatttcaaATGATGGTAAtacttttaattaaataaaaataattttttttttttagtttttctcaagatgttattttatttattattaaaaataaataatatatttatatatatatatattttatattattaattcaaaaaaaaaaaagaaatatatatataaatttataatctttttataaaaactaccaaatataaaaaaatggcataagaatattatatatttatatattaatacatatttttatttttatttttatttttttattttcatataatttaaagaaagaaaaaaaacaaaatggaaaaaaaaattcttaatatatgaaatgaaaaaataatatatggatataaataataatataaaataatatatatattatattatatatatatatatatatatatataatataattattacattcatataaatgtaatCAAATTAtactttctttttaatatttagtataatatgttttgttgatttatatatatataatataatatttgtatatattataatttttttctttttaaaaatatacttttattattgaacatatatatatatatatatatatatatataataatatatgaatataccacatataataataaatatttaattttattatttatgtatatatttttatttgtgtttataatttttatatgaagggaaggtcctttttttttttttttttttttttttaattataatataaaatatatatatatatatataatatactgtattaataataagtgtatttattttaagtatatacatataaaattttaaaataattatatataataatatatttatattaatttttaaaaggaATGCTgtagataattatataatataatatataatatattattatatattatgaaagtgaaatataaaatattttataaagtatatataaaacttaataataataaatatgtatgtgCTTAGAAATGTATAcctacataatattataatatatatatatataacaatattaccTTTGTTTGTTTTTACTAGTTTATATCTCCTCTTCCAAATACccttaaaaattattaggggtatttatttatacatattatattatattatattatatatgtaatataaattaatatcactttatatttttatatatagtaaataatatttcaacagccttatataaagaaaaaaacccaaaaaattaaaaaataaatatattgtatgaattttcaatatattatatatatatatatatatatatatatatatatatatatatatatataaatatatatatattttttttttatttatttaatatgttattaaaatatctttattcttatattttaaaatttatatatagaaatataaaaaaacccCTTTCCACCCTTTTACCCTTTTTTTGTTACGCCCCCTTCAAAAGGAAAATTaagttcatatataaatgaaatgtatatatatttatttatatatgtgaatatttaatatatataaaaattaaaataaaaagggataatcataaaaattgaaaaaaaaaaaaaaaatatattataaatctaaatatataaataaataaataaatatatatatatatatatatatatatatatatatatatatatatatatatacatatatatatatttatatttataagtatgaaaaaaatcaaatgtggtattttaaaaaattgtgCATTCAagacaaaatatttatgaaccatataaaaaaaaggaaaaaaaaaaaaaaaaatttaataaaataatatgtatatgtttatatatatatatgtaatatattattgttaagGTGGAAAATTGACCAAGTCATTTttgaacataaaaaatgtttatatatatatatatatatatatatatatatatatatatttatatttgtggtagagatataatataagatgcttttttctttatgtaaataaatttttcaaAAGTTGTT contains:
- a CDS encoding pre-mRNA-splicing factor CWF7, putative, with the translated sequence MDMQEQISDKGADDYDDTLVELKESELLKEDEKKKTKKKLYELNELHHLVNALPYIDSYDNELEQNAKRLVEEEMNLMHKNNEIKNYLETFPLPKITYLSNDNSIIQNELKRCEENRKMQKLNFDHYNIENDVLNNKNIEEWEKTLKKYEIILENSHNALINMELMNKYKEVMWSEHMKVFNHLDINLQNNIKTLKDDIDNINKKRKLHQLSYVNELSTLQNEQKEYKKKNNMVLNEIKKLMTENMLMKYKTNMI
- a CDS encoding major facilitator superfamily-related transporter, putative → MSSTEKNEVINSNDTRLRKNESKKYEGEFLKSNTTEMKGRKVVSKIDENIIDGCGKIEKYVCFSGLDKYLSGLKKKVNKFYFIYTIITIIHFLIYVNRGIIPGSYDYLSSYLKEIYDATNVDVHIGFLTSVFVFGLSISSILSGSLASAYSIFKITDIFLFQNSLALLLTGFSFIVGSYYSLMFSRFFCGFSEAAFITIIPPLIYSYSKDRAGSWISIFITMFPLGGCVGYLLAVALPLMKISIAQYFLISGFVFFLFFMCFYLFDENLLKTYEDEKSRRELEESQPQKCLEEGMYRNNTIKSSKSIKDKSKSKQDDPHVSNDFKTMDANDESYKTSEQTNENNKKNNKDKNNNSSDDTSNVNNNNDNNNDNNNNNNNNDNNNNNKNNYENKNKTNTSYEHPLNKGNDNTNDTNNLSSAKTSNISNLKNISSGKSIDDSTDNSKNKNSTDYSDHKLYNENFKLNKKSNMVAAIYEEDAVFRNNALHKNDSNNLSFSSSQKLNNNDGDNSYDNENDMINNDYNERHSGNNSYINNNLDKMYTVKAYGNDELYLNPAQRSYSKDKRDKFLEIEIENSIETLDEDKNKELNLSLLVNTTITNISFLLLVIALTAHADMIQCYLVYGAPILYALNIFPSYKSATVTCSLCACLSSIVGTCFGGFLMDFYNLNIQNIDKNYEHIKNNEKKIKIYNKDVLVHEYLRIIGLQTFFILIIASSLILMIPFISNMYWFTFVMTLGLTFLFSAMPGHNIGIMVCVPQNIRAFSIGMSSFISHLFGDIPWTIITGKIKGTLSPDCVVTRNGELSEKCREQSSGLKITLLIICSKALVMALGSFFLHLYSKKKIKKYKSRQPIKA
- a CDS encoding 60S ribosomal protein L19, which encodes MSLTLQKRLAASVLKCGKNKIWMDPNEISEISLANSRFSIRKLYKEGLILKKPQKVHSRARVRLYKLAKRKGRHMGIGKRKGTKNARTNQKTLWIKRQRVLRRLLKRLRDSKKVDRHLYHSFYLKCKGNQFKNKRTLIEAIQREKNETLKKKAIADQLEAKRLKAQVLRNKRKLKKDKEVVA